TTTTAATGAATTTGCTTTTTTCTTATCCTCTGAAACACTGTCTATCTTATGTATGATTTCCTGCAAATCTTTTTCTTCTTTTTCAAGCGTTTTATTTAATCCGTCAAGGGTTTTTTCTAAATCCTTTTCTTCTTTTTCAAGGTTTGAAATTTCAGCGGCTCTTTGCATACCGCCAAGGTTATTTTTATATTCTCCCCCTGTAATCGAACCTCCGATATTAAATATTTCTCCCGTTAAGGTTACTGCTTTAAAAGAATGTTTATACTTATTGGTAGCCAAAATAGCAGTATCTATGTCTGAAAATACTGCTACCCTGAGTAGTAAACTCTCAATAATTTTTTTATACTTTTCATCACAGGAAACTAAGGAAGAAGCCATTCCTATAAAACCTTTTTCCCCTTTTAAATCTTCTTTTATTTCTGTTTGCGGTTTAATGGTTGAAAGAGGCATAAAGGTAACTCTTCCTAATTTGTTTTCCTTTAAATAGGCAATCGAATTTTTAGCATCCTGCTCACTTTCGCACACGATATTTCCCGATGCACCGCCAAGTGCCGAATCTATAGCCTTTGCGTACTGAGAGTCAGTTTTGATAAGAGATACAACCGTTCCGAAAAGTTTAGCACCTTTTGGTTTTAAATTTAAAAGTTCCTTAACACCTTTAGGACTTCCTGTAAAATTGCTTTCCATATCTTTTAACATATCAAGGCGGTTTTTAACCTTATTGATGCTGTTTTTTGTAAAGTCAATCTTTGAAAGCGTTTCGTTTTTCTCTTCTTCTTTTTTATCTTTTGATAAAGTAAGATTGTCATATTCTTTTTTAAAGGTTTCTTCTTCACATTCAATTTTATCAAGATTTTTTTCTATAGATAAAATTTCTTTGTCAAGACTTAAAAGTTTATCGTTTTTCTCACTAAAATTAAGTTCGCTTTGTTCTGTTCTTTCTTTCAAACTTTCATTAAGAGTTAAGTATGACGACTTATGAGCCTTTAAATTTATAAATTCAGTATTAAAATCTGAAAGTGAAAGTTTAAGTTCGGAAAGAGATGAATTATGAGAATTTATATCAGTAAGTATAGCATTTAATTTTTCGTAAAGTTCGTTTGCTTTTTTCTCTAATTCTTCTTTTTCAAGTTTTAATACACGAACATTTTGGGAAAATAAATTTTCATTTTCTGAAAATTCGTCACTTTTTTTAATAAGTTCTTCTTTTTCTGACTCAAGTCTTTTAACATTTTCGTTTTCATGAGCAATATTGTTTTTTGAAATTTCTATTTGATTTTCATAAGTTTTTATATTATATTCAAGATTATAATTTTCCTGAAGCAAAGTATCATTCTCTGCCTGAAGATCACGGGAAAGTGTTGACAGTTGTTCAATCTTTAAATCAAGTTCTGAAAGTGTATTTTTAGTTTCTTCCAAAACTTCCTTGGAATCGGAAAAATCTTTGGCAATTTTTTCTAAAGATTCTTTATATTCATAATAATTTCTTAACCATACATTGACTTCTAAATCCTTTAATTCGTCACGGATAATTAAGTATTTCTTAGCCTTTTCGGACTGTACCTTAAGTGGTTCAAGCTGGTTTTCAAGTTCGAAAATAATGTCATTAAGTCTTGTAATGTTATCGTTTGTATTATTAAGTTTTCTTTCCGCTTCGTCCTTCTTATGATGATACTTTGAAATTCCGCACGCTTCTTCAAAAAACACTCTTCTTTCAGACGGTTTGCCTGCAATGATATTATCAATTTTACCCTGACCGACTAAAGAATACCCGTCCTTCCCAAGACCTGTATCCATAAAAAGTTCCTGAATGTCTTTAAGACGGCATTGAGATTTGTTTATGTAATACTCACTGTCACCCGAACGGAAAAGCCTTCTTGTAACCAATACTTCGTCAAAATCAATGTTAAGCCCCCTGTCTTTATTATCAACAAGAAGATTAACCTCACAAAAACCAAGCGGTTTTCTTTTCTGAGTACCCGAAAAAATAACATCTTCCATCTTTCCGCCACGAAGAGTTTTGATGCTTTGCTCACCCATAACCCATCTTATAGCATCGGAAATGTTACTTTTACCGCTCCCGTTAGGACCTACTACACAAGTTATTCCTTTTTCAAAAGTTAAATCAATCTTATCAGGAAAAGATTTAAACCCCGTTAATTCTATCGATTTAAAAAACATAACTTCTCACTTTCAAAAAATATTATTTGATGCTATTATATCAAAAAAATCCTTTTATTTCAAGGATTTTTAAACAAAATCTATTGATATTTTTAATAAACTTACATAAAATATAATATCTTCCAAATACAAGTTCTTTAACAATATTGATGTTGACAAAAACAAAACAATATGCTACAATATAGTCGAAGAATAGGTGTGAGGGTAGCACCTTTATAAAGAAGTCCCCATCAAAGATTAGGTGTGAGGGTAACACCTTTATAAAGAAGTCCCA
The DNA window shown above is from Oscillospiraceae bacterium and carries:
- the smc gene encoding chromosome segregation protein SMC — encoded protein: MFFKSIELTGFKSFPDKIDLTFEKGITCVVGPNGSGKSNISDAIRWVMGEQSIKTLRGGKMEDVIFSGTQKRKPLGFCEVNLLVDNKDRGLNIDFDEVLVTRRLFRSGDSEYYINKSQCRLKDIQELFMDTGLGKDGYSLVGQGKIDNIIAGKPSERRVFFEEACGISKYHHKKDEAERKLNNTNDNITRLNDIIFELENQLEPLKVQSEKAKKYLIIRDELKDLEVNVWLRNYYEYKESLEKIAKDFSDSKEVLEETKNTLSELDLKIEQLSTLSRDLQAENDTLLQENYNLEYNIKTYENQIEISKNNIAHENENVKRLESEKEELIKKSDEFSENENLFSQNVRVLKLEKEELEKKANELYEKLNAILTDINSHNSSLSELKLSLSDFNTEFINLKAHKSSYLTLNESLKERTEQSELNFSEKNDKLLSLDKEILSIEKNLDKIECEEETFKKEYDNLTLSKDKKEEEKNETLSKIDFTKNSINKVKNRLDMLKDMESNFTGSPKGVKELLNLKPKGAKLFGTVVSLIKTDSQYAKAIDSALGGASGNIVCESEQDAKNSIAYLKENKLGRVTFMPLSTIKPQTEIKEDLKGEKGFIGMASSLVSCDEKYKKIIESLLLRVAVFSDIDTAILATNKYKHSFKAVTLTGEIFNIGGSITGGEYKNNLGGMQRAAEISNLEKEEKDLEKTLDGLNKTLEKEEKDLQEIIHKIDSVSEDKKKANSLKIELLSSLKYQKELYYQISEDIKNHNDEISSLKEKISDNNKHITEIDEKEENLNKKITEIETKISLKDSDYSKVSEKKDEINEEINSLKFKIAEKSKDIEFEEDKINAILKEKENYKKDIELKDKFIKESLEKIADIEDEIDFRKNQIDGAKESIEEFLLKISGNKTRKENTEKELEGSQKLSRDLREKFIAQNEAHTKLEVKVNKIDSDIEQTVNNLWESYELTISDAEEIKKDIGSLASAQRKISELKNKIKSLGNINIDAIEEYEKVSERYGFLTTQRADLLSAKENLETIISDMIKLMKEIFIKQFNLIAQSFNETYIELFGGGRGELRLTEPDNVLESGIEIEVQPPGKKLTTISLLSGGEKAFTAIALLFAIIKVKPTPFCLFDEIEAALDDNNVYRYAEYLEKFKKDTQFIVITHRRGTMESADTLYGVTMQEKGVSKLLSLNIDEVEQEGLKK